In Odontesthes bonariensis isolate fOdoBon6 chromosome 20, fOdoBon6.hap1, whole genome shotgun sequence, a genomic segment contains:
- the LOC142369998 gene encoding uncharacterized protein LOC142369998, translated as MGRGVRAAQSERLKIIRIIVDAIRCHCLNPSRSQCATIAKDAVALYPKTFGDVTDEGDLLGCGYTSLLNQFKTRVEHLNRNNTLAKVRQPKRKKTETAFPRNGFKMLDSYGCVNWQPKVPEGETPNSLEVKRQMLTTLFNREGPRQADTSRVDELMSSTYWNQREFINSSPPPQVSAIKEEWPFLFETRWLCSHFETLTGIDILTRLSEALDGKGRRIVNFFFQQRLTWKGEVTSLLRELEDDNRTLEDANFFAVAAILLVMAFFKEESSSLFILADGTATVVDIEELGLPDTPRLIMLGEFLLYTVLILFT; from the exons ATGGGGAGAGGAGTGCGTGCAGCACAATCTGAAAGGCTCAAAATTATCAGAATTATTGTTGATGCAATTAGGTGTCATTGCCTTAACCCGAGCAGATCACAGTGCGCTACAATTGCCAAGGATGCCGTGGCTCTGTACCCCAAAACATTTGGAGACGTCACAGATGAAGGGGATCTGTTAGGCTGTGGCTACACATCCTTACTCAATCAGTTCAAGACACGTGTTGAACACCTCAACCGAAACAACACTCTCGCAAAAGTCAGGCAacccaaaaggaaaaaaacagaaactgcATTTCCAAGAAACGGCTTCAAAATGCTGGATAGTTATGGCTGCGTCAACTGGCAACCCAAAGTTCCAGAAGGTGAAACCCCCAACTCTCTTGAGGTGAAGAGGCAGATGCTGACTACGCTCTTCAACAGGGAAGGCCCACGTCAAGCAGACACAAGCCGTGTTGATGAGCTAATGTCTTCAACATATTGGAATCAACGTGAATTCATCAACTCAAGCCCCCCTCCACAAGTCTCCGCGATCAAAGAAGAGTGGCCCTTTCTGTTCGAGACAAGGTGGCTGTGCTCTCATTTTGAAACTCTCACTGGCATTGACATACTCACTAGACTTTCAGAGGCCCTCGATGGGAAGGGGAGGAGAATTGTCAATTTCTTCTTTCAGCAGCGACTCACTTGGAAAGGAGAGGTCACGTCCTTACTGAGGGAGCTGGAGGACGACAACAGGACGTTGGAGGATGCGAACTTCTTTGCAGTCGCAGCCATCCTACTGGTCATGGCATTCTTCAAAGAAGAATCATCATCGCTGTTCATATTGGCGGAT GGGACGGCAACTGTGGTGGACATAGAAGAACTGGGACTTCCAGACACCCCCCGACTTATTATGCTTGGTGAGTTTTTACTGTACACTGTGCTTATCTTATTTACTTAA